One Microvirga thermotolerans DNA window includes the following coding sequences:
- a CDS encoding ABC transporter ATP-binding protein codes for MTSAIQLNAINKRFGAVHANKDVSLDVERGTIHGIVGENGAGKSTLMSILYGFYEADSGEIRVGGHPVSIRSPADAIRAGIGMVHQHFMLVEPLSVVENVMLGAEGGALLRKGEAKVRAELARLARDYGLQIDVDATVGELSVGLQQRVEILKALYRGADILILDEPTAVLTPAEADALFELLRALKAQGKTVILITHKLREIMAATDRVSVMRRGEMVATLETATTSPPELAELMVGRRVLLRVEKEERKPGPPLLEVSDLSVVDARGVLRVARASFTIHAGEIVGIAGVSGNGQSELLEALAGMRRPVLGTIRFEGREIPPGEHNPHRMRQLGLLHVPEDRLRMGLVPAFPAFESAVLGFSDEPQLGRGPILDHGRMVADLARKMEQYDVRPPAPRLKTSKFSGGNQQKIVLAREIERKPKVLLVGQPTRGVDIGAIEFIHRRLVALRDAGVGILLVSVELDEIMNLSDRILTMCGGQITGERRASETSEQDLGLLMAGVTEEAA; via the coding sequence ATGACCTCTGCCATCCAGCTCAACGCCATCAACAAGCGCTTCGGGGCGGTTCACGCCAACAAGGACGTGAGCCTCGACGTGGAGCGCGGCACGATCCACGGCATCGTGGGGGAAAACGGCGCGGGCAAGTCGACGCTCATGTCGATCCTCTACGGATTCTACGAGGCCGATTCCGGTGAAATCCGGGTCGGGGGCCATCCCGTTTCGATCCGCTCTCCCGCCGATGCCATCCGTGCGGGCATCGGCATGGTGCATCAGCACTTCATGCTGGTGGAGCCGCTCTCCGTGGTCGAGAACGTGATGCTGGGCGCCGAGGGCGGGGCCCTGCTGCGCAAGGGCGAAGCCAAGGTGCGGGCGGAACTCGCGCGGCTCGCCCGCGACTACGGCCTGCAGATCGACGTGGACGCTACGGTCGGCGAATTGTCCGTCGGCCTGCAGCAGCGGGTGGAAATCCTCAAGGCGCTCTACCGCGGCGCCGACATCCTCATCCTCGACGAGCCTACCGCCGTGCTCACGCCCGCCGAGGCGGATGCCCTCTTCGAGCTTCTCCGCGCCCTGAAGGCGCAGGGGAAGACCGTCATCCTCATCACCCACAAGCTGCGCGAGATCATGGCGGCGACGGACCGCGTCTCCGTTATGCGCCGCGGCGAGATGGTGGCGACCCTCGAGACCGCGACCACGTCGCCGCCGGAGCTCGCCGAGCTCATGGTCGGGCGCCGGGTGCTGCTGCGCGTCGAGAAGGAGGAGCGCAAGCCGGGCCCGCCGCTGCTGGAAGTCAGCGATCTCTCGGTGGTGGACGCGCGCGGCGTGCTGCGCGTCGCGCGGGCGTCCTTCACCATCCACGCGGGGGAAATCGTCGGCATCGCGGGCGTCTCCGGAAACGGGCAGAGCGAGCTGCTCGAGGCGCTCGCCGGAATGCGCCGGCCGGTGCTCGGCACGATCCGCTTCGAGGGGCGGGAGATCCCGCCCGGCGAGCACAATCCGCACCGGATGCGTCAGCTCGGTCTCCTGCACGTGCCGGAGGACCGGCTGCGCATGGGGCTCGTCCCCGCCTTCCCCGCCTTCGAAAGCGCGGTGCTCGGGTTCAGCGACGAACCGCAGCTGGGCCGCGGGCCGATCCTCGACCATGGCCGCATGGTGGCGGACCTGGCGCGCAAGATGGAGCAGTACGACGTGCGCCCGCCCGCGCCGCGGCTGAAGACCTCGAAGTTCTCCGGCGGCAATCAGCAGAAGATCGTTCTGGCGCGGGAGATCGAACGGAAGCCGAAGGTGCTGCTCGTCGGGCAGCCCACGCGCGGGGTCGACATCGGCGCCATCGAGTTCATCCACCGCCGGCTCGTCGCCTTGCGCGATGCGGGCGTCGGCATCCTTCTCGTCTCCGTGGAGCTCGACGAGATCATGAACCTGTCCGACCGCATCCTCACCATGTGCGGCGGCCAGATCACCGGCGAGCGCCGGGCATCGGAGACGAGCGAGCAGGATCTCGGCCTCCTCATGGCCGGCGTGACCGAGGAGGCCGCATGA
- a CDS encoding BMP family lipoprotein has product MTATKFGLALAGLALSASVAFAQDAFKPAIVYDLGGKFDKSFNEGVHMGAEKYKKDTGTDYRDFEPQNDAQREQALRRFAREGFSPIVAVGFSQESALKKVADEFPKIKFAIIDAVVEKPNVESIVFKEHEGSFLVGLLAAKASKTGKVGFVGGMDIPLIRKFACGYVQGVKYANKNAEVFQNMTGTTGAAWADPVKGGELAKSQIDRGADVIYHAAGGTGIGVLRAAADAGKLGIGVDSNQNGLHPGKVLTSMVKRVDVATYNVFDQVKKGTFKAGINVLGLKEDGVAWALDDNNKSLITADMKAAADKAAADIKSGAIKVHDYMSDSKCPM; this is encoded by the coding sequence ATGACAGCAACCAAGTTCGGCCTCGCTCTCGCGGGCCTCGCTCTCTCCGCCTCGGTGGCCTTCGCGCAGGACGCGTTCAAGCCGGCCATCGTCTACGACCTCGGGGGCAAGTTCGACAAATCCTTCAACGAGGGCGTCCACATGGGCGCCGAGAAGTACAAGAAGGACACCGGGACCGACTACCGCGATTTCGAGCCGCAGAACGACGCTCAGCGCGAGCAGGCCCTGCGCCGCTTCGCCCGCGAGGGGTTCTCCCCCATCGTCGCGGTCGGCTTCAGTCAGGAATCGGCGCTCAAGAAGGTCGCGGACGAGTTCCCGAAGATCAAGTTCGCCATCATCGACGCGGTGGTCGAGAAGCCGAACGTGGAATCCATCGTGTTCAAGGAGCATGAGGGCTCCTTCCTGGTGGGCCTCCTGGCCGCCAAGGCGTCCAAGACCGGCAAGGTCGGTTTCGTGGGCGGCATGGACATCCCGCTCATCCGCAAGTTCGCCTGCGGCTACGTGCAGGGCGTGAAGTACGCCAACAAGAATGCCGAGGTCTTCCAGAACATGACCGGCACCACCGGCGCGGCCTGGGCGGACCCGGTGAAGGGCGGCGAGCTTGCCAAGAGCCAGATCGACCGCGGCGCCGACGTGATCTATCACGCGGCCGGCGGCACCGGCATCGGCGTGCTGCGCGCGGCGGCGGATGCGGGCAAGCTCGGCATCGGCGTCGACTCCAACCAGAACGGCCTGCATCCGGGCAAGGTGCTGACCTCCATGGTCAAGCGCGTGGACGTCGCCACCTACAACGTGTTCGACCAGGTCAAGAAGGGCACCTTCAAGGCCGGCATCAACGTGCTCGGCCTCAAGGAGGACGGCGTGGCCTGGGCGCTCGACGACAACAACAAGTCGCTCATTACCGCCGACATGAAGGCTGCCGCCGACAAGGCCGCCGCCGACATCAAGTCCGGCGCCATCAAGGTGCACGACTACATGTCGGACTCGAAGTGCCCGATGTGA
- a CDS encoding HesA/MoeB/ThiF family protein, translated as MPLSPDEIDRYARHLVLRDVGGPGQLKLKAARVLAIGAGGLGTPLIQYLAAAGVGRIGIVDDDRVSLSNLQRQVIHGTPDVGDPKAESAARAVRRLNPHVSVDVHAVRLTTGNARSLVSDYDIVADGSDNFETRYTVSDACFAEGKPLVTAALGQFDGSLTTIRAHETGPDGRPNPTYRCLFPSPPPPGAVPTCAEAGVLGALAGVMGSLMAMEVVREIVGFGEGLVGRLLMVDARSMRFETIGYAWDETNPLNGTGAGTASRP; from the coding sequence ATGCCGCTGAGCCCCGACGAGATCGACCGTTACGCCCGCCACCTGGTGCTGCGGGACGTGGGCGGGCCGGGACAGCTGAAGCTGAAGGCCGCGCGGGTCCTCGCGATCGGAGCGGGGGGACTCGGAACGCCCCTGATCCAGTATCTCGCAGCCGCGGGGGTCGGCCGGATCGGGATCGTCGACGACGACCGGGTGTCCCTGTCGAACCTACAGCGCCAGGTCATCCACGGGACGCCGGACGTGGGCGATCCGAAGGCCGAGAGCGCCGCCCGCGCCGTCCGGCGCCTCAACCCGCACGTGAGCGTGGACGTCCATGCCGTGCGCCTGACGACCGGGAACGCGCGCAGTCTCGTCTCGGACTACGATATCGTTGCGGACGGCTCGGACAATTTCGAAACCCGCTACACGGTCTCCGACGCCTGCTTCGCGGAAGGGAAACCCCTCGTCACCGCCGCGCTCGGGCAGTTCGACGGCTCGCTCACGACGATCAGGGCCCACGAGACCGGGCCGGACGGGCGGCCGAACCCCACCTACCGCTGTCTCTTCCCCTCGCCGCCCCCGCCCGGCGCGGTGCCGACCTGCGCGGAGGCGGGCGTCCTCGGGGCGCTCGCCGGTGTCATGGGAAGCCTCATGGCCATGGAGGTCGTCCGCGAGATCGTCGGCTTCGGCGAAGGCCTGGTCGGGCGCCTCCTCATGGTGGACGCCCGCTCCATGCGGTTCGAGACCATCGGCTACGCGTGGGACGAGACGAACCCTCTGAACGGGACAGGGGCCGGGACGGCATCCCGGCCGTAG
- the pheT gene encoding phenylalanine--tRNA ligase subunit beta, whose translation MKFTLSWLKDHLDTAASLDEIVQTLTRIGLEVEGVEDKAKALAPYKVAYVISAEQHPNADRLRVCMVDTGEGAPVQVVCGAPNARTGMKSVFAPPGTYIPGKNITLGVGTIRGVESRGMLCSAAELEISDDHDGIIDLPADAPVGAAYAAYAGLDDPVIEINLTPNRPDCTSIHGIARDLAAAGLGTLKGETLPEIAGKGPCPVSVTLAFAPGDERLCPAFALRLVRGVKNGPSPEWMQRRLLAIGLRPINALVDITNYMTFDRGRPLHVFDARKVKGNLTVRRAQEGEEVLALDGRTYRLDPGNVVIADEGGVESIAGIMGGEHSGCDEGTTDVLIESALWDPLNIAQSGRRLGIITDARYRFERGVDPAFTVPGLDLATKLVMDLCGGEPSEAVVAGRIPETRRVVSFPWSEVRRLSGLDLAPDESRRILEKLGFAVEGSGERVDVVPPSWRPDIEGKADLVEEVIRVAGLDRIAPRPMPRLEAAVARPILTLIQKRTVLARRALAVRGLVEAVTWSFIARDEAELFGGGSGRLALANPIAADLSDMRPSLLPGLLKAAQRNADRGFGDVALFEVGQTFASDEPEGQSIKAAAIRRGTARAEGVGRHWDGGASSVDAFDAKADAMSLLAALGVPAGGLQVVAGGPSWFHPGRSGTLQFGPRNVVGAFGEIHPKILRALDVKGPLVAFEIDLSALPPPKAKPTKMKPKLTLSDFQPIARDFAFVVGRDVAAGDIVKAAQAAERQLIAGINVFDVYEGPGIEEGRKSVAIAVTLQPTDKTLTDSEIEAVSAKIVAEVGKKTGAVLRG comes from the coding sequence ATGAAATTCACCCTCTCCTGGTTGAAGGACCATCTCGACACCGCGGCGTCCCTCGACGAGATCGTGCAGACGCTCACCCGCATCGGCCTGGAGGTCGAGGGAGTCGAGGACAAGGCGAAGGCGCTCGCGCCCTACAAGGTCGCCTACGTGATCTCCGCCGAGCAGCACCCGAACGCCGACCGCCTGCGCGTGTGCATGGTGGACACCGGCGAGGGCGCGCCCGTTCAGGTCGTCTGCGGCGCGCCCAATGCCCGCACCGGCATGAAGAGCGTATTCGCGCCGCCCGGCACTTACATTCCGGGCAAGAACATCACCCTCGGGGTCGGCACCATCCGCGGCGTCGAGAGCCGGGGCATGCTCTGCTCTGCGGCGGAGCTCGAAATCTCCGACGACCACGACGGGATCATCGACCTTCCGGCCGATGCGCCCGTGGGCGCGGCCTATGCCGCCTATGCGGGGCTCGACGATCCGGTGATCGAGATCAACCTGACGCCGAACCGGCCCGACTGCACTTCGATCCACGGCATCGCGCGCGATCTCGCGGCGGCCGGCCTCGGCACCCTCAAGGGCGAGACCCTGCCGGAGATCGCCGGGAAGGGGCCGTGCCCGGTCTCGGTGACTCTCGCCTTTGCCCCCGGCGACGAGAGGCTCTGCCCGGCCTTCGCCCTTCGCCTCGTGCGCGGCGTGAAGAACGGCCCGTCGCCCGAGTGGATGCAGCGCCGCCTGCTCGCCATCGGCCTCAGGCCCATCAACGCGCTGGTGGACATCACCAACTACATGACCTTCGACCGGGGCCGTCCGCTCCACGTGTTCGATGCCAGGAAGGTGAAGGGCAACCTCACCGTGCGTCGCGCGCAGGAGGGCGAGGAGGTGCTCGCTCTCGACGGGCGCACCTACCGGCTCGATCCGGGCAACGTGGTGATCGCCGACGAGGGCGGCGTCGAGTCCATCGCCGGCATCATGGGCGGCGAGCATTCCGGCTGCGACGAGGGCACCACGGACGTGCTGATCGAATCGGCGCTGTGGGATCCGCTCAACATTGCGCAGTCGGGCCGGCGCCTCGGCATCATCACGGATGCGCGCTACCGGTTCGAGCGCGGCGTCGATCCGGCCTTCACGGTGCCGGGGCTCGACCTTGCGACGAAGCTGGTCATGGACCTGTGCGGCGGCGAGCCGAGCGAGGCCGTGGTCGCGGGCAGGATCCCGGAGACCCGCCGCGTCGTCTCCTTCCCCTGGTCCGAGGTGCGGCGCCTGTCCGGTCTCGACCTTGCGCCCGACGAATCGCGGCGGATCCTGGAAAAGCTCGGGTTCGCGGTCGAAGGCTCCGGGGAGCGGGTCGACGTGGTGCCGCCGTCCTGGCGGCCCGACATCGAGGGCAAGGCGGACCTGGTGGAAGAGGTCATACGCGTCGCCGGTCTCGACCGCATCGCGCCTCGGCCCATGCCGCGCCTCGAGGCGGCGGTGGCCAGGCCGATCCTCACCCTCATCCAGAAGCGCACCGTCCTGGCCCGCCGCGCGCTCGCGGTCCGCGGCCTCGTGGAGGCGGTGACCTGGTCGTTCATCGCCAGGGACGAGGCCGAACTGTTCGGCGGCGGCAGCGGCCGCCTAGCGCTGGCCAATCCTATCGCGGCGGACCTGTCCGACATGCGGCCGAGCCTGCTGCCGGGCCTCCTGAAGGCCGCGCAGCGCAATGCCGATCGCGGCTTCGGCGATGTCGCCCTCTTCGAGGTCGGTCAGACCTTCGCCTCGGACGAGCCGGAGGGGCAGTCGATCAAGGCCGCCGCCATCCGCAGGGGCACCGCCCGGGCCGAGGGCGTCGGCCGGCACTGGGACGGCGGCGCGTCGTCCGTGGACGCCTTCGACGCCAAGGCCGACGCCATGTCGCTCCTGGCGGCCCTCGGCGTTCCCGCCGGCGGTCTCCAGGTGGTCGCAGGCGGACCGTCCTGGTTCCACCCGGGCCGCTCGGGCACCCTGCAGTTCGGGCCCAGGAACGTGGTCGGCGCCTTCGGCGAGATCCACCCGAAGATCCTCCGGGCCCTCGACGTGAAGGGCCCCCTGGTGGCCTTCGAGATCGACCTGAGCGCGCTCCCGCCGCCCAAGGCCAAGCCGACGAAGATGAAGCCGAAGCTGACGCTGTCCGACTTCCAGCCGATCGCCCGCGATTTCGCCTTCGTGGTCGGCCGCGACGTGGCGGCGGGCGACATCGTGAAGGCCGCCCAGGCGGCCGAGCGCCAGCTCATCGCGGGCATCAACGTGTTCGACGTCTACGAGGGGCCGGGGATCGAGGAGGGCAGGAAGTCCGTCGCGATCGCCGTCACCCTCCAGCCGACGGATAAGACGCTGACCGACAGCGAGATCGAGGCCGTCTCCGCGAAGATCGTCGCCGAGGTCGGCAAGAAGACCGGCGCGGTGCTGCGCGGGTAA
- the pheS gene encoding phenylalanine--tRNA ligase subunit alpha has protein sequence MTDLNELERDLLAQVEAAGDEAAVEAVRVAALGKKGSVSELLKTLGSMTPEERKERGPLINGLRDRVQSAIAARKEVLAEAALDARLAAERIDVTLPVQEGPETRGRIHPISQVIEELTAIFADMGFSVAEGPDIETDYLNFTALNFPEGHPAREMHDTFFLAPDEKGERKVLRTHTSPVQIRTMTSQKPPIRVVIPGRTYRHDSDQTHTPMFHQVEGLVIDRQANIGHMKWVLEEFCKAFFEVDQVKMRFRPSFFPFTEPSAEVDIQCSRKGGEIRFGEGEDWLEILGCGMVHPNVLRNCGLDPDEYQGFAWGMGIDRIAMLKYGMPDLRPFFEADVRWLNHYGFRPLDIPSLVSGLTS, from the coding sequence ATGACCGATCTCAACGAACTCGAACGTGACCTGCTCGCCCAGGTCGAGGCCGCCGGCGACGAGGCGGCGGTGGAAGCCGTGCGGGTGGCCGCCCTCGGCAAGAAGGGCTCCGTCTCCGAGCTGCTCAAGACCCTCGGCTCCATGACCCCCGAGGAGCGCAAGGAGCGCGGCCCGCTCATCAACGGCCTGCGCGACCGCGTGCAGAGCGCCATCGCCGCGCGGAAGGAAGTGCTCGCCGAGGCCGCGCTCGACGCCCGTCTCGCGGCGGAGCGCATCGACGTCACGCTTCCCGTGCAGGAGGGGCCGGAGACCCGCGGCCGCATCCACCCGATCAGCCAGGTGATCGAGGAGCTGACCGCGATCTTCGCCGACATGGGCTTCTCCGTCGCCGAGGGGCCGGACATCGAGACCGACTACCTCAACTTCACGGCCCTCAACTTCCCCGAAGGCCACCCGGCCCGCGAGATGCACGACACCTTCTTCCTCGCCCCCGACGAGAAGGGCGAGCGCAAGGTGCTGCGCACGCACACCTCGCCGGTGCAGATCCGCACCATGACGTCGCAGAAGCCGCCGATCCGCGTCGTCATTCCCGGCCGGACCTACCGGCACGACTCCGACCAGACGCACACGCCCATGTTCCATCAGGTGGAGGGGCTCGTCATCGACCGGCAGGCCAATATCGGGCACATGAAGTGGGTGCTGGAGGAGTTCTGCAAGGCCTTCTTCGAGGTCGACCAGGTGAAGATGCGGTTCCGCCCCTCCTTCTTCCCGTTCACCGAGCCGTCGGCGGAGGTGGACATCCAGTGCTCGCGCAAGGGCGGGGAGATCCGCTTCGGCGAGGGCGAGGACTGGCTGGAGATTCTCGGCTGCGGCATGGTCCATCCGAACGTGCTGCGCAATTGCGGCCTCGATCCGGACGAGTACCAGGGTTTCGCCTGGGGCATGGGGATCGACCGCATCGCCATGCTGAAATACGGCATGCCCGACCTTCGTCCCTTCTTCGAGGCCGACGTGCGCTGGCTGAACCACTACGGCTTCCGCCCGCTCGACATCCCGTCCCTCGTCAGCGGACTGACTTCGTAA
- the rplT gene encoding 50S ribosomal protein L20, translating into MARVKRGVTAHAKHKKVLKAAKGFYGRRKNTIRIAKQAVEKSMQYAYRDRKNKKRTFRALWIQRLNAAVREHGLTYSRFIDGLGKAGIEVDRKVLSEMAIHEPAAFAAYVERAKASLPQQQAA; encoded by the coding sequence ATGGCCCGCGTCAAACGGGGCGTTACCGCCCATGCCAAGCACAAGAAGGTTCTGAAGGCCGCCAAGGGATTCTACGGCCGCCGCAAGAACACGATCCGCATCGCCAAGCAGGCGGTCGAGAAGAGCATGCAGTATGCTTATCGCGACCGTAAGAACAAGAAGCGCACCTTCCGCGCCCTCTGGATCCAGCGCCTGAACGCGGCGGTGCGCGAGCACGGCCTGACCTATTCCCGATTTATCGACGGTCTCGGCAAGGCTGGGATCGAGGTCGATCGCAAGGTCCTGTCCGAGATGGCCATCCACGAGCCGGCGGCCTTCGCCGCCTATGTGGAGCGCGCCAAGGCTTCGCTGCCGCAGCAGCAGGCCGCGTAA
- the rpmI gene encoding 50S ribosomal protein L35, with the protein MPKLKTKSGAKKRFKITGTGKVVYAQSGKRHGMIKRTNKQIRNLRGTTTLFAGDAYNVKKYFLPNG; encoded by the coding sequence ATGCCCAAGCTGAAGACGAAATCGGGCGCCAAGAAGCGCTTCAAGATCACTGGCACCGGCAAGGTCGTTTACGCCCAGTCCGGCAAGCGCCACGGGATGATCAAGCGGACCAACAAGCAGATCCGCAACCTGCGGGGCACCACCACCCTGTTCGCGGGTGACGCCTACAACGTGAAGAAGTACTTCCTGCCGAACGGCTGA
- the infC gene encoding translation initiation factor IF-3, which yields MPVPQKEGPRANRDIRGVREVQLIDETGQNRGVMPFFDALRIAEDAGLDLVEIAPNASPPVCKILDYGKYRFLEQKKAAEARKKQKTVEVKEIKLRPGIDDHDYDVKMKAMKGFFEDGNKVKITLRFRGREMAHQDLGLKVLERVKADVGDLAKVEQEPNFEGRQVVMVLAPR from the coding sequence ATGCCGGTTCCCCAGAAGGAGGGGCCGCGCGCCAACCGGGACATTCGCGGCGTTCGCGAAGTTCAGCTGATCGACGAAACCGGCCAGAATCGCGGCGTGATGCCGTTCTTCGATGCCCTGCGCATCGCCGAGGATGCCGGCCTCGACCTCGTCGAGATCGCCCCCAACGCCTCCCCGCCTGTCTGCAAGATCCTCGATTACGGCAAGTACCGCTTCCTCGAACAGAAGAAGGCGGCCGAGGCCCGCAAGAAGCAGAAGACCGTCGAGGTCAAGGAAATCAAGCTGCGCCCGGGCATCGACGACCATGACTACGACGTCAAGATGAAGGCCATGAAGGGCTTCTTCGAGGACGGCAACAAGGTCAAGATCACCCTGCGCTTCCGCGGCCGCGAGATGGCCCACCAGGATCTCGGCCTGAAGGTCCTCGAGCGCGTGAAGGCCGACGTGGGCGACCTCGCCAAGGTCGAGCAGGAGCCCAACTTCGAGGGCCGCCAGGTCGTGATGGTGCTGGCGCCGCGCTGA
- a CDS encoding glycosyltransferase family 4 protein → MPFPSSSIHPLAGRTILQIIPELEAGGAERTTVDVAEGLAHAGARALVATEGGRLVGELQAKGGIWVPFPAATKNPFSMLLNVRRLARICHQERVALVHARSRAPAWVALGAARSLNLPFVTTYHGSYSGRSSVKVLYNSVMARGDAVIANSHYTGDLIRSLYPQASDRIRVIHRGTDFSVFSPSAVAPERVENLRKAWKVSPHERMVLLAARLTGWKGQRVLIEAAARLRDRGISDVAYILAGDPQGRDSYVKELDALIEARGLAGVVRRVGHCTDMPAAFLAAAVVTVPSTEPEAFGRSAVEAQAMGTPVVVSDLGAVPETVLSPPAVSPQERTGWRIPPGDADALAAALGEALSLGASARIALGNRARAHVERHFSLERMVASTLDVYSALLEGH, encoded by the coding sequence GTGCCGTTCCCGTCGTCCAGCATCCACCCGCTGGCGGGACGGACGATCCTGCAGATCATTCCCGAACTCGAGGCCGGCGGCGCCGAGCGGACCACGGTCGACGTGGCCGAGGGGCTGGCCCATGCGGGCGCCCGCGCCCTGGTCGCGACCGAGGGAGGGCGCCTGGTGGGCGAGCTCCAGGCCAAGGGCGGCATCTGGGTGCCGTTTCCGGCCGCGACGAAGAACCCCTTCTCCATGCTCCTCAATGTGAGGCGCCTTGCCCGCATCTGCCACCAGGAGCGGGTCGCCCTCGTCCATGCCCGCTCGCGCGCGCCCGCCTGGGTCGCCCTGGGGGCGGCGCGCTCCCTCAACCTTCCCTTCGTCACCACCTATCACGGCAGCTATTCCGGCCGCTCCTCGGTGAAGGTGCTGTACAATTCGGTGATGGCGCGGGGCGATGCGGTGATCGCCAACTCCCATTACACGGGCGATCTCATCCGCTCCCTCTATCCGCAGGCCTCGGACCGCATCCGGGTGATACACCGGGGCACGGACTTCTCCGTCTTCTCTCCCTCCGCCGTCGCGCCGGAGCGGGTCGAGAACCTGCGCAAGGCCTGGAAGGTCTCGCCCCACGAGCGCATGGTGCTGCTCGCCGCCCGCCTCACGGGCTGGAAGGGGCAGAGGGTCCTGATCGAGGCGGCCGCAAGGCTGCGGGACCGGGGGATCTCCGACGTGGCCTATATCCTGGCCGGCGATCCGCAGGGACGCGATTCCTATGTGAAGGAGCTGGACGCCCTCATCGAGGCGCGGGGGCTTGCCGGCGTCGTGCGCCGGGTCGGCCATTGCACCGACATGCCGGCGGCCTTCCTGGCGGCCGCGGTCGTCACCGTACCCTCCACGGAGCCCGAGGCCTTCGGCCGCTCCGCGGTGGAGGCGCAGGCCATGGGCACCCCGGTCGTCGTCTCCGATCTCGGCGCGGTGCCGGAGACCGTCCTGTCGCCGCCGGCGGTGTCGCCCCAGGAGCGGACCGGCTGGCGCATCCCGCCGGGTGACGCGGACGCCCTGGCCGCGGCCTTGGGCGAGGCCCTGTCCCTCGGAGCCAGCGCGCGCATCGCCCTGGGGAACCGGGCGCGGGCGCATGTGGAGCGCCACTTCTCCCTGGAGCGGATGGTGGCGAGCACCCTCGATGTTTATTCCGCCCTCCTGGAAGGGCATTAA
- a CDS encoding alpha/beta hydrolase — MQHAVAGAHHIAVLVREGKGPPVVWLGGFKSDMRSTKAEALDAWAARTGRAFIRFDYSGHGESGGDFMEGTITQWLQDSLGVLERHVPGRPVLVGSSMGGWIALLAARHLVEASPARTPLGMVLIAPAVDFTERLMWDRFPESIRRAIEEKGVYHRPSAYSPDPYPITRKLIQDGREHLLFGAPIRTGCPVHILQGMEDPDVPWGHALTLVEHLPGDSVSLTLVKDGDHRLSRSEDLDRLVRAVEAIA, encoded by the coding sequence ATGCAGCATGCCGTCGCCGGTGCGCATCACATCGCCGTTCTCGTCCGCGAGGGCAAGGGGCCGCCCGTGGTCTGGCTCGGCGGGTTCAAGTCGGACATGCGCTCCACCAAGGCGGAGGCCCTGGATGCCTGGGCCGCGCGGACCGGCCGCGCCTTCATCCGCTTCGATTACAGCGGCCACGGGGAATCGGGCGGCGACTTCATGGAAGGAACCATCACCCAATGGCTCCAGGACAGCCTCGGCGTCCTGGAGCGCCACGTGCCGGGCAGGCCGGTCCTCGTCGGCTCGTCCATGGGCGGATGGATCGCGCTCCTCGCCGCCCGGCATCTCGTCGAAGCCTCGCCCGCGCGGACGCCCCTCGGCATGGTGCTGATCGCCCCGGCGGTGGACTTCACCGAACGACTCATGTGGGACCGCTTTCCGGAGAGCATCCGGCGCGCCATCGAGGAGAAGGGGGTCTATCACAGGCCCTCGGCCTATTCGCCCGATCCCTACCCGATCACGCGCAAGCTGATCCAGGACGGGCGGGAGCACCTGCTCTTCGGGGCGCCGATCAGGACCGGCTGCCCCGTGCACATCCTTCAGGGCATGGAGGATCCGGACGTGCCCTGGGGCCACGCCCTCACGCTCGTGGAGCATCTGCCGGGGGACAGCGTGTCCCTCACCCTCGTCAAGGACGGCGATCACCGCCTCTCCCGGTCCGAGGACCTGGACCGCCTCGTCCGGGCCGTCGAGGCGATCGCGTGA
- a CDS encoding DUF1150 family protein, with protein MNDNTKIQNGGLLDKAELAAFGEGRMAYVKPVLSDDIARLFPQAPHLQPGLKLFALLSASGEPILLTDTRDAAVANAWAHDLETVSLH; from the coding sequence ATGAACGACAACACCAAGATCCAGAACGGCGGGCTCCTCGACAAGGCCGAACTGGCCGCTTTCGGTGAGGGCCGGATGGCCTATGTGAAGCCCGTCCTGTCCGACGACATCGCGCGGCTTTTCCCGCAGGCGCCCCATCTTCAGCCGGGGCTGAAACTGTTCGCCCTCCTGTCCGCCAGCGGCGAGCCGATCCTTCTGACCGATACCCGCGACGCAGCGGTTGCCAATGCGTGGGCGCACGATCTCGAGACGGTGAGCCTCCATTGA
- a CDS encoding Hsp20 family protein, protein MSRQSPFGHPFLLGFDEIEQALDRVAKAAGDGYPPYNIERLARTAQDPERLRITLAVAGFTREQLEVTLEENQLVIRGRQIEDKARHFLHRGIAARQFQRAFLLADGMEVLGADLSNGLLSIDLARPEPERIVRKIDINAPDKA, encoded by the coding sequence ATGTCGCGTCAATCGCCCTTCGGGCATCCCTTCCTCCTCGGCTTCGACGAGATCGAGCAGGCGCTCGACCGGGTGGCGAAGGCCGCGGGGGACGGATATCCTCCCTACAACATCGAACGCCTTGCGCGGACCGCGCAGGATCCCGAACGCCTTCGAATCACCCTTGCCGTCGCCGGTTTCACCCGGGAACAGCTGGAGGTGACGCTGGAGGAGAACCAGCTCGTGATCCGGGGGCGGCAGATCGAGGACAAGGCAAGACACTTCCTGCATCGCGGCATCGCCGCCCGGCAGTTCCAGCGCGCATTCCTCCTTGCCGACGGCATGGAGGTGCTGGGGGCCGACCTGTCCAACGGGCTTCTGTCGATCGATCTGGCGCGTCCCGAGCCGGAACGGATCGTCCGCAAGATCGACATCAACGCCCCGGACAAGGCGTAG